From Luteolibacter arcticus, one genomic window encodes:
- a CDS encoding urease accessory protein UreD — protein MNSAFPVTGRSIRGHLDLRSDVRGDGTPFLSRQSFRAPIHLSKAHVESGSLLVHLVNPTAGFFDGDRLDLDITAGKSTRLVLSTPGSSRVYRARSESPAVCQQRLTVESGAFMEWIPEPFIPQAGARYFQRTEIQLEENADLLFFEWIAPGRVARGEVFAYESLRWELDLIAQGKLVARERFELKPGDHSLTALREKFPAAHYVTVYVTMAADAWPAAELDALHGERTYLGHGPLFESVHIVRALCADSLAARALIGELRRLLYEASHQPMPRLGRLIA, from the coding sequence ATGAATTCCGCGTTCCCAGTGACAGGTCGCAGCATCCGCGGCCACCTCGACCTCCGCAGCGATGTGCGGGGCGACGGCACGCCATTCCTCTCGCGCCAGTCCTTCCGCGCACCGATCCATCTCAGCAAGGCGCACGTGGAGTCGGGGTCGCTGCTTGTTCATCTCGTGAATCCCACCGCGGGCTTCTTCGATGGCGACCGGCTCGACCTCGATATTACAGCTGGCAAAAGCACTCGGCTTGTCCTCAGCACGCCGGGTTCCTCGCGCGTTTATCGCGCTCGCAGTGAGAGTCCGGCGGTCTGCCAACAGCGGCTGACGGTCGAGAGCGGCGCGTTCATGGAATGGATTCCTGAGCCGTTCATTCCACAGGCGGGAGCGCGCTACTTCCAACGCACGGAAATTCAACTCGAGGAAAACGCCGACCTGCTCTTCTTCGAATGGATCGCACCCGGTCGCGTCGCACGCGGTGAGGTCTTCGCTTATGAAAGCCTGCGCTGGGAACTCGACCTCATCGCCCAGGGGAAGCTAGTCGCCCGCGAGCGCTTCGAGCTGAAGCCCGGCGATCATAGCCTCACCGCCTTGCGCGAGAAGTTTCCCGCGGCGCACTACGTGACCGTCTACGTCACCATGGCTGCCGACGCATGGCCTGCCGCCGAACTCGATGCGCTCCATGGCGAGCGCACTTACCTCGGCCACGGACCGCTATTTGAGAGCGTCCACATCGTGCGCGCCTTGTGTGCCGATAGCCTCGCGGCGCGCGCCTTGATCGGCGAATTGCGGCGCTTGCTCTATGAAGCAAGCCACCAGCCGATGCCGCGGCTCGGCAGGCTCATTGCATGA
- a CDS encoding REP-associated tyrosine transposase has translation MHKGIHDRGYLPHWDFEDSVQAITFRLGDALPTSVIEEWRRELAGSLGGSERHLSPRAQTDLHRRIARYEDAGHGSGVLAMHECAAIVQGLLLAGHDGAYKLIEWCIMPNHVHVLVRLTGEIALGQIVKGWKAPAAIQINRLLGRSGSLWLEDYHDRFIRDLDHFHNAVAYIRENPVKAGLCKTPAEWRFSSAGIGWGTGSSPHEGRTRAE, from the coding sequence GTGCACAAGGGCATCCATGATCGTGGCTACCTGCCTCACTGGGACTTCGAAGACTCGGTGCAGGCCATCACGTTCAGGCTGGGCGACGCGCTCCCTACGTCTGTGATCGAAGAGTGGAGGAGAGAGCTGGCCGGTTCCTTGGGAGGTTCGGAGCGACATCTTTCCCCGCGGGCCCAGACAGACCTGCATCGCCGCATCGCGCGTTACGAAGATGCCGGCCACGGCTCAGGCGTGCTCGCAATGCACGAGTGCGCGGCAATCGTCCAAGGTTTGCTTCTAGCCGGCCACGATGGAGCCTACAAGCTCATCGAATGGTGCATCATGCCGAATCACGTGCATGTGTTGGTTCGCTTGACGGGTGAAATCGCCTTGGGACAAATCGTGAAAGGCTGGAAAGCTCCGGCCGCCATTCAGATCAACCGGCTGCTTGGTCGCAGCGGCTCATTGTGGCTGGAGGACTATCACGACCGGTTTATCCGGGACTTGGACCACTTTCATAACGCGGTGGCATACATCCGTGAGAATCCCGTGAAGGCGGGGCTGTGTAAGACGCCTGCTGAATGGAGATTCTCCAGCGCCGGAATAGGTTGGGGCACCGGATCAAGTCCGCATGAAGGGAGGACTCGGGCGGAATGA
- the ureG gene encoding urease accessory protein UreG, translated as MPDSSSPESTPKRPFRLGVGGPVGSGKTMCVLRLSQWLKDELSLAVITNDIYTREDAEFLLRAGVLPADRVRGVETGGCPHTAIRDDISMNMAAVVDLERAHPDLKLILIESGGDNLSATFSPELVDAYIYVIDVAEGDKIPRKGGPAIRTSDLLLINKTELAPYVGADLEVMAADSAKQRGTRPFLFADLKSEKGKDELLAWLKHEYLFV; from the coding sequence ATGCCCGACTCTTCATCTCCTGAATCTACCCCCAAGCGTCCCTTTCGCCTCGGCGTCGGTGGTCCCGTCGGCTCCGGCAAAACGATGTGCGTGCTGCGGCTTTCGCAGTGGCTGAAGGACGAGCTCTCGCTCGCAGTGATCACCAATGACATCTACACGCGCGAGGACGCCGAGTTCCTGCTGCGTGCCGGCGTGCTGCCCGCCGACCGCGTCCGCGGCGTGGAAACGGGCGGCTGCCCGCACACCGCGATCCGCGACGACATCAGCATGAACATGGCCGCCGTGGTGGACCTCGAACGCGCGCACCCGGACCTGAAGCTGATCCTCATCGAAAGCGGCGGCGACAATCTCTCCGCCACCTTCTCCCCCGAACTAGTGGATGCCTACATCTACGTCATCGACGTGGCCGAGGGAGACAAGATCCCGCGCAAGGGCGGCCCCGCCATCCGCACCAGCGACCTGCTGCTCATCAATAAGACCGAGCTCGCGCCCTACGTCGGTGCGGACCTCGAGGTGATGGCGGCCGATTCCGCGAAGCAGCGCGGCACGCGGCCCTTCCTGTTCGCGGATTTGAAATCGGAGAAGGGCAAGGACGAGCTCCTCGCCTGGCTGAAGCATGAGTATCTCTTTGTCTAA
- a CDS encoding urease accessory protein UreF encodes MQANDSQYPSGAYAHSFGLEELVECGTVKDAAGLERFLETQIVPALLTFELPYFLRAHEAALKEDAAGLLELDAELDAWRLPAETRDASRRIGSRRLELLRQLSPSPLVESHHAACPFSHHLVVTAIELSSLPVAFAARAFAFQTVTGFATASMKLLRIGQTACQSIVRRTLDRLGADLDCSLSRPPDGWFNPLLEIASLRHARADARLFIS; translated from the coding sequence ATGCAGGCGAACGACTCCCAGTATCCCTCGGGAGCGTATGCGCATTCCTTCGGGCTGGAGGAATTGGTCGAGTGCGGAACGGTGAAGGACGCCGCGGGACTGGAGCGATTTCTCGAAACGCAGATCGTGCCGGCTCTGCTCACCTTCGAGCTGCCTTACTTCCTTCGGGCCCATGAGGCGGCTTTGAAGGAGGATGCCGCGGGTCTGTTAGAGTTGGATGCCGAGCTGGATGCTTGGCGCTTGCCCGCCGAGACGCGCGATGCTTCTCGGCGCATCGGCTCGCGGCGGCTGGAGCTGCTACGGCAGCTTTCGCCATCGCCGCTGGTGGAAAGCCACCATGCCGCCTGCCCTTTCAGCCACCATCTCGTGGTGACCGCGATCGAGCTTTCATCACTGCCGGTCGCCTTCGCGGCGCGGGCCTTCGCGTTCCAGACGGTCACCGGCTTTGCGACGGCGTCGATGAAGCTGCTGCGGATCGGCCAGACCGCTTGCCAGTCGATCGTCCGCCGCACGCTCGACCGGCTTGGTGCTGATCTCGACTGCTCGCTCTCCCGTCCGCCCGACGGGTGGTTCAATCCTCTGTTAGAAATTGCCTCGCTCCGCCATGCCCGTGCCGATGCCCGACTCTTCATCTCCTGA
- a CDS encoding urease accessory protein UreE, which produces MLEPASSRPPEEQVVLAAERRQFLKRRWRGIAEDGTEFGFDLESRLADGGVVFQQDGKDYIVRQLPEVVYEVPFESPAHAALVAWKTGNLHLPAQIFDDRIRVLHDEAMAQLLDREGWAFTEPAVLFQPLKAMAHAV; this is translated from the coding sequence ATGCTTGAACCTGCCTCCTCCCGCCCGCCGGAGGAGCAGGTGGTGCTGGCTGCGGAGCGCCGCCAGTTCCTGAAGCGTCGCTGGCGCGGCATCGCGGAGGATGGCACTGAGTTCGGCTTCGATCTGGAAAGCCGGCTCGCCGATGGCGGCGTGGTCTTCCAGCAGGACGGGAAGGACTACATCGTCCGGCAGCTTCCCGAGGTCGTGTACGAGGTGCCATTCGAAAGCCCGGCCCATGCCGCGCTGGTTGCATGGAAGACCGGCAACCTGCATCTGCCGGCACAGATTTTCGATGACCGCATCCGCGTGCTGCACGATGAGGCGATGGCACAGTTGTTAGACCGGGAAGGTTGGGCCTTCACCGAGCCGGCCGTGCTTTTCCAACCCCTCAAGGCCATGGCCCATGCCGTCTGA
- a CDS encoding VOC family protein encodes MIVQPYLFFDGRCQEALTFYQENLGAQVVMAMRFKDSPVPANCGPGGNAPDPEKIMHASFKIGESLIMASDGNCEGKTKFDGFSLSISVKEKAEAERIFGVLSDGGQVCAPMVETFFSPAFGMLIDRFGVSWMVLVDTQQS; translated from the coding sequence ATGATCGTCCAACCCTACCTGTTCTTCGACGGCCGCTGCCAGGAGGCCCTTACCTTCTATCAGGAGAACCTCGGCGCCCAGGTGGTGATGGCGATGCGCTTCAAGGATAGCCCGGTGCCCGCCAACTGCGGCCCCGGTGGAAACGCGCCCGATCCGGAAAAGATCATGCACGCCTCCTTCAAGATCGGCGAGAGCCTGATCATGGCCTCCGACGGCAACTGTGAGGGCAAGACCAAGTTCGACGGCTTTTCGCTCTCGATCTCCGTGAAGGAAAAGGCCGAGGCCGAGCGAATCTTCGGCGTGCTCAGCGACGGCGGGCAGGTGTGCGCTCCGATGGTGGAAACCTTCTTCTCGCCGGCCTTCGGCATGCTGATCGACCGCTTCGGCGTGTCGTGGATGGTGCTGGTGGACACGCAGCAATCCTAA
- a CDS encoding SRPBCC family protein, with the protein MTDTSAPGIVSTRLILFPRNAVFDAFRDPARLAFWWGPNGFTSTIHEFDLRPGGRFRLTLHGPDGANYENDKEFLEVVEPERVVFRHSQPMHDFTMTITWEEEAGGTRLTWKMAFEPAAAGEKIRDFILKANEENFDRLENHLKSTP; encoded by the coding sequence ATGACCGACACCTCCGCCCCCGGCATCGTTTCCACCCGCTTGATCCTGTTCCCGCGGAACGCGGTCTTCGATGCCTTCCGCGACCCTGCCCGCCTCGCCTTCTGGTGGGGACCGAATGGGTTCACCAGCACGATCCACGAATTCGACTTGCGGCCCGGCGGGCGCTTCCGCCTCACCCTGCACGGCCCGGACGGCGCGAACTACGAAAACGACAAGGAGTTCCTCGAAGTCGTGGAGCCGGAGCGCGTCGTCTTCCGGCATTCACAGCCGATGCACGACTTCACCATGACCATCACTTGGGAGGAGGAAGCCGGCGGCACGCGGCTGACCTGGAAGATGGCATTTGAACCCGCCGCGGCCGGTGAAAAGATCCGCGACTTCATCCTGAAGGCGAACGAGGAAAACTTCGACCGCCTCGAAAACCACCTGAAATCCACACCATGA